Proteins from one Clostridium cellulovorans 743B genomic window:
- a CDS encoding MBL fold metallo-hydrolase, protein MQIANQDLYQFSTYIPPIDLSFHQYLLATDEPLLVHTGNINQAEVLLPQLKEVLNDKELGYIFISHFEADECGGLPIILKQFPRAKVICSAVTARQLNGFGIKAEVIVKKDREKLSTADYELEFFVYPSEMHLWDGLLVMENKRKIFFSSDLMMNNGEEIGTIKEANWHDEINNISKEQVPDADKRKQLQQKLLQLKPNFVATGHGLCLKV, encoded by the coding sequence ATGCAAATTGCTAATCAAGATTTATATCAGTTTAGCACGTATATTCCACCGATTGATCTTTCATTTCATCAGTATTTATTAGCTACTGATGAACCGTTATTAGTGCATACTGGCAATATTAATCAAGCTGAAGTTCTTTTACCACAGTTGAAAGAAGTTCTTAATGATAAAGAGTTAGGGTATATTTTTATTTCACACTTTGAAGCAGATGAATGTGGTGGTTTGCCAATAATATTAAAACAATTTCCAAGGGCTAAGGTAATTTGCTCAGCAGTTACAGCACGTCAATTAAATGGTTTTGGAATAAAAGCTGAAGTTATTGTTAAAAAAGATAGGGAAAAGCTTAGTACTGCTGACTACGAACTTGAGTTTTTTGTATATCCTTCAGAAATGCATCTTTGGGATGGGCTATTAGTTATGGAGAATAAGCGCAAAATATTCTTTAGTAGTGATTTAATGATGAATAATGGAGAAGAAATAGGTACAATAAAAGAAGCTAACTGGCATGATGAAATAAATAATATTAGCAAAGAGCAAGTTCCCGACGCGGATAAACGGAAACAGTTGCAACAAAAATTATTGCAATTGAAGCCTAACTTTGTAGCTACTGGTCATGGCCTGTGTTTAAAAGTGTAG
- a CDS encoding DUF438 domain-containing protein: MDNKNIQNLTEVLKKLNKHGVTEELRKEAIAIVSDINPIELSIAEQNLIEQGMNPEDLRHLCDVHMEVLSSELDKIKNDINPGHIVDTFIAEHDKILGFLTELEELNFEIQKIQDYKDNLEEIKALNTVIDNILDAESHHQREEKVLFLELEDRKITGPTRIMRMEHDDLRTKKKALKEAVENVSRLDFNEFKEMVDKASKYIIFNLRDHIFKENHILYPTAIESIKEKETWEDMKRRCDEIGYCSFTPNI; this comes from the coding sequence ATGGATAATAAAAATATACAAAACTTAACTGAGGTTTTGAAAAAATTAAATAAGCACGGGGTTACAGAAGAGCTAAGAAAAGAAGCTATTGCAATTGTTTCAGATATAAATCCTATTGAACTTTCAATTGCGGAACAAAACTTAATTGAACAAGGTATGAATCCAGAAGATTTAAGACATCTTTGTGATGTACACATGGAGGTTTTAAGCAGTGAACTTGATAAGATAAAAAATGATATTAATCCAGGGCATATTGTTGATACATTTATTGCTGAACATGATAAAATTCTTGGATTTTTAACAGAGCTTGAGGAACTAAATTTTGAAATTCAAAAAATTCAAGACTATAAAGATAATTTAGAAGAAATTAAAGCATTAAATACAGTTATAGATAATATATTAGATGCAGAAAGTCATCATCAAAGAGAAGAAAAAGTATTATTTTTGGAGTTAGAGGATAGAAAGATTACTGGACCAACTCGAATTATGAGAATGGAACATGATGATTTAAGAACTAAGAAAAAAGCTTTAAAAGAAGCAGTAGAAAATGTCTCAAGATTAGATTTTAATGAATTTAAGGAGATGGTTGATAAGGCATCAAAATATATTATTTTCAATTTAAGAGATCATATATTTAAAGAAAATCATATTTTATACCCTACAGCCATAGAATCTATAAAAGAGAAGGAAACATGGGAAGATATGAAGCGAAGATGTGATGAAATAGGATATTGCAGCTTTACCCCTAACATATAA
- the hcp gene encoding hydroxylamine reductase, with amino-acid sequence MSMFCYQCQETAGCKGCTKVGVCGKDEYVAKAQDLLIYVTKGLAIVSNEGRKVGVTDAVVDKYIVENLFTTITNANFDRDSILDRVKETLKVREDLKAKVVKAGGSVGEVKVTGGFFKKIFGMQTTEMIMPEAATWTANNTIEFDAKAETVGVLATENEDIRSLRELITYGLKGLSAYMKHAMNLKYNSEEVHGFMAKALAATIDDTLTVDELVTLALEAGKFGVEGMALLDKANTESYGHPEITTVDIGVRTNPGILISGHDLRDLEMLLAQTEGTGVDVYTHGEMLAGQYYPKFKKYSHFAGNYGNAWWKQKEEFEKFNGPIVMTTNCIVIPKDSYKNRLFTTGATGMPGCVHIEAKADGTKDFSQVIEMAKKCSAPTEIEKGQIVGGFAHNQVLALADKVVDAVKTGAIKRFFVMAGCDGRAKSRDYYTEFALKLPKDTVILTAGCAKYKYNKLNLGDIGGIPRVLDAGQCNDSYSLVVIALKLQEVFGLNSVNELPISYNIAWYEQKAVIVLLSLLYLGVKNIHLGPTLPAFLSPNVAKVLVDNFGIGGITNVEDDMKMFMEA; translated from the coding sequence ATGTCAATGTTTTGTTATCAATGTCAAGAAACTGCTGGTTGCAAAGGCTGTACTAAGGTAGGGGTTTGCGGTAAAGATGAATATGTAGCAAAGGCTCAAGATTTATTAATATATGTAACTAAGGGACTAGCTATAGTAAGTAATGAAGGAAGAAAAGTTGGAGTTACGGATGCTGTAGTAGATAAATATATAGTAGAAAACTTATTTACAACAATTACAAATGCAAATTTTGATAGAGATTCTATTTTAGATAGAGTAAAAGAAACTTTAAAAGTAAGAGAAGACTTAAAAGCTAAAGTTGTTAAAGCTGGTGGTAGTGTTGGTGAAGTTAAAGTAACTGGCGGTTTCTTCAAAAAAATATTTGGAATGCAAACTACAGAAATGATAATGCCAGAAGCGGCTACTTGGACAGCTAATAATACAATAGAGTTCGATGCAAAAGCTGAAACTGTTGGTGTACTTGCAACAGAGAATGAAGATATAAGAAGCTTAAGAGAACTTATTACTTATGGCTTAAAAGGCTTATCTGCTTACATGAAGCACGCTATGAATTTAAAATATAATAGTGAAGAAGTTCATGGATTTATGGCAAAGGCATTAGCAGCAACAATAGATGATACATTAACTGTTGATGAATTAGTTACATTAGCTTTAGAAGCTGGTAAGTTTGGTGTAGAAGGTATGGCATTACTTGATAAAGCTAATACTGAAAGCTATGGACATCCTGAAATAACAACTGTAGATATAGGTGTTAGAACTAACCCAGGAATATTGATTTCAGGACATGACTTAAGAGATTTAGAAATGTTACTTGCACAAACAGAAGGAACTGGAGTAGATGTATATACTCATGGAGAAATGCTTGCTGGTCAATATTATCCAAAATTCAAGAAGTATAGTCATTTTGCAGGAAACTATGGTAATGCATGGTGGAAACAAAAAGAAGAGTTTGAAAAATTTAATGGTCCAATAGTTATGACTACAAACTGCATAGTTATTCCAAAGGATTCTTACAAGAATAGGTTATTTACAACTGGGGCTACAGGAATGCCTGGATGTGTTCATATAGAAGCAAAGGCTGATGGAACAAAAGATTTCTCACAAGTTATTGAAATGGCTAAAAAATGTAGTGCACCTACTGAAATAGAAAAAGGACAAATCGTTGGTGGATTTGCTCATAATCAAGTTTTAGCTCTTGCTGATAAGGTTGTAGATGCTGTTAAAACTGGTGCTATAAAGAGATTCTTTGTAATGGCAGGTTGTGATGGAAGAGCAAAATCAAGGGATTATTATACTGAATTTGCATTAAAATTACCAAAGGATACGGTTATATTAACTGCAGGTTGTGCAAAGTATAAATATAACAAATTAAACTTAGGGGATATTGGTGGAATTCCAAGAGTACTAGATGCAGGTCAATGTAATGATTCATATTCATTAGTAGTTATAGCACTTAAGCTTCAAGAAGTATTTGGATTAAATAGTGTAAATGAATTACCTATATCATATAATATAGCTTGGTATGAACAAAAAGCTGTAATAGTATTATTATCATTATTGTATTTAGGTGTTAAAAACATTCACTTAGGACCAACACTTCCAGCATTCCTTTCACCAAATGTTGCTAAGGTATTAGTAGATAACTTTGGAATTGGTGGAATTACAAATGTAGAAGATGATATGAAAATGTTTATGGAGGCTTAA
- a CDS encoding IS982 family transposase — MPEFNKDSTITINDLKDFIVVTYVIIDDFYQKVTPTFIKNRRNIAKSVMTDSEIITISLVGELLTIDSEKAWFGFCSKNLRDLFPNFCSRPRFHRVRKSLFRVIDEIRKELTKFLNYQYDRMRIADSMPIPVCKFGRAHFHKAFKPEAAYGRCASKKETYYGFKLHALVALDGYITDFTVTAANIDDRDVVWELTANSEIDILIGDKGYIGQKVASQLKETRYIRLLTINRNNSKTKLLKPFRQLIFKARRRVETTFSQLSEQLNMQRVLTKSTWGFATRISNKILAHNLCYFINKFFNIGIEISKIKELVFG; from the coding sequence ATGCCAGAGTTTAATAAAGATTCTACCATAACAATAAATGACTTAAAAGATTTTATTGTTGTCACTTATGTTATAATTGATGACTTTTACCAAAAAGTAACTCCAACATTTATTAAAAATCGTCGTAACATCGCTAAATCAGTAATGACTGATAGCGAAATAATTACGATTTCTTTAGTAGGTGAACTCTTAACCATTGACTCTGAAAAAGCATGGTTTGGATTTTGCTCTAAAAACCTACGAGACTTATTTCCCAACTTTTGTAGTAGGCCGAGGTTTCATAGAGTTAGAAAGTCATTATTTCGAGTCATTGATGAAATTCGTAAAGAGTTAACGAAATTTCTTAACTATCAATATGACCGAATGAGAATTGCAGATAGTATGCCAATTCCTGTGTGTAAGTTTGGGAGAGCTCATTTCCATAAAGCTTTTAAGCCGGAGGCTGCCTACGGGCGATGCGCTTCGAAAAAAGAAACATATTATGGATTCAAATTACATGCTTTAGTAGCCCTCGATGGCTATATCACAGATTTTACTGTAACAGCAGCAAATATTGATGACAGAGATGTCGTCTGGGAACTCACAGCTAATTCAGAGATTGATATACTAATAGGTGATAAAGGATATATAGGTCAAAAAGTTGCTTCGCAATTAAAAGAAACAAGGTACATTCGTCTTTTAACAATAAATCGTAACAATAGTAAAACTAAACTTTTAAAACCTTTTAGGCAGTTGATATTCAAGGCTCGTCGTAGAGTAGAAACTACTTTTTCTCAGCTCTCCGAGCAATTAAATATGCAGAGGGTTCTTACAAAATCAACTTGGGGATTTGCCACAAGAATATCAAATAAAATATTAGCTCATAATCTTTGCTATTTTATAAATAAATTTTTTAATATAGGTATAGAAATATCAAAGATTAAAGAATTAGTATTCGGATAA
- a CDS encoding Crp/Fnr family transcriptional regulator — protein MNTHCGNCCNNCRGELCASKVPIFENLNDEELREIVDTINHREYIKGEVIFTEGNVANTLYFINEGKIKLYKYTKDGKEQILHVLSEGDFFGELDLIKLSKYGFNSKAIVHSKICTLSKDEMREIMMRKPAIGIKLLETVAERLAKVENLAQNLATNDVDSRMAYLLIDLMEKYGESIKGNISIKLPLSREDMANYIGVTRETISRKLKKFEDEKLIRIVGTKTIVILDKDSLKDYI, from the coding sequence ATGAATACTCACTGTGGTAATTGTTGTAATAATTGCAGAGGAGAACTTTGTGCAAGTAAGGTTCCGATATTTGAAAATTTAAATGATGAAGAGTTACGAGAGATTGTAGATACTATTAATCATAGAGAATATATTAAAGGTGAAGTTATCTTTACTGAAGGGAATGTGGCTAATACCCTTTATTTTATAAATGAAGGCAAAATAAAATTATATAAATATACTAAGGATGGTAAGGAACAGATATTGCATGTACTCTCAGAGGGAGATTTTTTTGGAGAGTTAGATCTTATAAAACTTTCTAAGTATGGGTTCAATTCTAAGGCCATAGTGCACTCCAAGATATGTACTCTTTCTAAAGATGAAATGAGGGAAATAATGATGAGAAAACCAGCTATTGGGATAAAATTGTTAGAAACTGTAGCAGAAAGATTAGCAAAGGTAGAAAATCTTGCACAAAATCTTGCAACTAATGATGTTGATTCAAGGATGGCTTATTTATTAATTGACTTAATGGAAAAGTACGGAGAGAGCATAAAAGGCAATATATCTATAAAGTTGCCACTATCAAGAGAAGACATGGCTAATTATATCGGAGTAACACGAGAAACCATAAGTAGGAAGTTGAAAAAATTTGAAGATGAAAAGTTAATAAGAATAGTAGGGACAAAAACTATCGTAATTTTAGATAAAGATAGCTTAAAGGATTATATATAG
- a CDS encoding DUF2249 domain-containing protein produces the protein MTNYTATVDARMYEPRDKHPIIFKTFEGLGAGEKMELINDHDPRPLHYQFIMELPEQFEWVYIEEGPEVWRVAITKK, from the coding sequence ATGACAAATTATACTGCAACTGTAGATGCAAGAATGTACGAACCAAGAGATAAGCATCCTATTATATTTAAGACTTTTGAAGGGTTAGGTGCTGGTGAGAAAATGGAACTTATAAACGATCATGATCCTAGGCCGTTGCATTACCAGTTCATAATGGAACTGCCAGAACAATTTGAGTGGGTTTATATAGAAGAAGGGCCTGAAGTTTGGAGAGTTGCTATTACAAAAAAATAA
- a CDS encoding FprA family A-type flavoprotein, with protein MENTIMLNEKIYWVGKVDNRDVPFHRLTLTKGTTYNSYLLMTEKPTVIDTVDISFGREFVENLRKLIDLDKIKYIIINHTEPDHSGALGSLASKAKNAAIVCTKPAVEELKEMYKLHNREFIVVGDGDTLDIGGKTLKFIETPYLHTEETMVTYCEEDKILFPCDIFSTHIATNEYFNDLSKEDIKDDFIGYYKLIMHPHRRYVQDMIKKIKELDIKMIAPSHGFILRDNVESLINIYDYMSKNTDTQKKSLILHSTITGNTRKIANLLKENFEKQNIVSEVMDVNKAQMDEVMKAIDEADAVFFGTSTRYGDMIGNMEDILKALKGLTLEQKLGAAFGSYGWSGEAIEVMQDYLTETNFSVLNTSDIIKSTGMTNIELPLRIRFSPKEDNLKAIEDLVIYTSDLLLSRP; from the coding sequence ATGGAAAATACCATTATGTTAAATGAAAAAATCTATTGGGTTGGTAAAGTTGATAATAGGGATGTGCCTTTTCATAGATTAACTTTAACTAAAGGAACTACTTATAACAGTTACTTATTAATGACAGAAAAACCAACAGTAATTGATACTGTTGATATAAGTTTCGGAAGAGAATTTGTAGAAAACTTAAGAAAGCTAATAGACCTTGATAAAATTAAATACATTATAATTAATCACACTGAACCTGACCACTCTGGTGCCCTTGGAAGCTTAGCTTCTAAAGCTAAGAATGCAGCAATAGTATGCACAAAACCAGCTGTAGAAGAACTAAAGGAAATGTATAAACTTCACAACAGAGAATTTATAGTTGTAGGTGACGGTGACACTTTAGATATAGGTGGTAAAACCTTAAAGTTTATAGAAACACCATATCTTCATACAGAAGAAACAATGGTCACCTATTGTGAAGAAGATAAAATTCTATTTCCTTGCGATATTTTTAGTACTCATATTGCTACCAATGAATACTTTAATGATTTATCAAAAGAAGATATAAAGGATGACTTTATAGGTTATTATAAGTTGATCATGCATCCACATAGAAGATATGTACAAGATATGATTAAAAAAATAAAAGAATTAGATATCAAAATGATAGCTCCATCTCACGGCTTTATCCTTAGAGATAATGTTGAAAGTCTCATAAACATTTATGATTACATGAGCAAAAACACAGATACTCAGAAAAAGTCACTAATTTTACATTCCACTATCACTGGCAATACAAGAAAAATTGCAAATCTGCTTAAGGAAAACTTCGAAAAACAAAATATAGTCTCTGAAGTAATGGATGTAAATAAAGCACAAATGGATGAAGTGATGAAGGCTATTGATGAAGCTGATGCAGTGTTCTTTGGAACCTCAACAAGATATGGTGATATGATTGGAAATATGGAAGATATATTAAAAGCTTTAAAAGGTCTAACCTTAGAACAGAAACTAGGTGCTGCCTTTGGCTCTTACGGTTGGAGTGGAGAAGCTATAGAGGTAATGCAGGACTATTTAACTGAAACTAATTTCAGTGTGTTAAATACTTCTGACATAATTAAATCTACTGGTATGACTAATATAGAATTACCATTAAGAATTAGATTTTCCCCTAAAGAGGACAACCTAAAAGCAATTGAGGATTTAGTTATTTATACTTCTGATTTACTACTGAGCAGACCTTAG
- a CDS encoding methyl-accepting chemotaxis protein, protein MKLKLGSKIFGSLSILVLLIMIVSYLGISGINKVKREYSTLVKENMSLLTHVEKARALKLEQVSTVRGYLLFKDESFPGIFEDLKGQIEDNYRDIEAVIKTQSDKNFLAELKKEDDDYYSTVEEVFKLTRLKKFEEATTRAVEGRQHVEEIKAITYNWSNTVEKTNEEAVTIVNDHIKHKIILSTTLVIISAIISGILCVLLIKYVSRPLVNLVKASQKVAQGDLSQEIRIFRTGDEIQDLTSNFSIMVKNLRQMIIKFSETSEQLAASSQELSASSEEVVKISEQIANNIAELAKGTTEQAQSSEEGNIKISEISSGLKKITLDMNNSEKLTDSSLERVSKGEESVKYQENKMYESKEVTTNVKEVLVLLEEKSKEIGNIVGVIKEISEQTNLLSLNAAIESARAGEHGRGFAVVADEVKKLAEETSNSVIQVGEIINSIQALINQSVLEANRAEKAIEQQERALAETVEVFRGIQEESVIISSNIKTVTNFSEKLSENATETGDAINNIASIAQETAANTEQVSAATEEQTASIQQIASSAEELAKLAEELQVIVKEFNL, encoded by the coding sequence ATGAAGCTTAAGTTAGGTTCTAAAATATTCGGTAGCCTATCTATATTAGTTTTACTTATAATGATAGTCAGCTATTTGGGGATTTCTGGGATAAACAAAGTAAAACGAGAATATTCCACATTAGTTAAAGAAAATATGTCTTTATTAACACATGTTGAAAAGGCGAGAGCTTTAAAACTAGAGCAAGTATCAACGGTGAGAGGATATTTACTTTTTAAGGATGAAAGTTTTCCAGGGATTTTTGAAGATCTAAAAGGGCAAATTGAGGATAACTACAGGGATATTGAAGCAGTTATAAAAACTCAAAGTGATAAGAATTTTCTAGCAGAGCTTAAGAAGGAGGATGATGATTATTATTCTACTGTGGAAGAAGTCTTTAAATTGACTAGGTTAAAGAAATTTGAGGAGGCTACAACTAGAGCTGTTGAGGGGCGTCAACATGTAGAAGAAATAAAAGCTATTACATATAATTGGAGTAATACTGTTGAAAAAACAAATGAAGAAGCTGTGACTATAGTAAATGATCATATAAAGCATAAAATTATATTATCAACAACCTTAGTGATAATATCAGCTATTATTAGTGGTATTCTGTGTGTGTTACTAATCAAATATGTTTCAAGACCATTGGTTAATTTAGTGAAAGCTTCACAAAAGGTTGCACAGGGAGATTTATCGCAAGAAATAAGAATATTTAGAACTGGTGATGAAATACAAGATTTAACTAGTAATTTTTCTATTATGGTTAAAAATTTAAGACAAATGATCATTAAGTTTAGTGAAACTTCAGAACAGCTTGCAGCTTCTAGTCAAGAACTATCAGCGTCCTCAGAAGAGGTAGTGAAAATTTCAGAGCAGATAGCAAATAATATAGCTGAATTGGCAAAAGGAACTACAGAACAAGCTCAGTCAAGTGAAGAAGGAAATATTAAAATATCAGAGATATCTAGTGGATTGAAGAAAATTACTTTAGATATGAATAATTCAGAAAAATTGACAGATAGTTCATTAGAAAGAGTTAGTAAAGGTGAAGAATCGGTTAAATATCAAGAAAACAAAATGTATGAAAGTAAGGAAGTTACAACTAATGTGAAAGAGGTCCTAGTATTACTTGAAGAAAAATCAAAGGAAATCGGGAACATTGTTGGAGTAATAAAAGAAATATCCGAGCAAACTAACCTATTATCATTAAATGCTGCTATAGAATCAGCTAGAGCTGGTGAACATGGAAGAGGCTTTGCTGTTGTTGCAGATGAAGTGAAAAAGCTAGCCGAAGAAACTAGTAATTCTGTGATACAAGTTGGAGAGATTATAAATAGTATACAAGCTTTAATCAATCAGTCTGTTTTAGAAGCAAATAGAGCAGAAAAAGCTATAGAACAACAAGAAAGAGCACTTGCAGAGACTGTAGAAGTATTTAGAGGAATTCAAGAAGAATCAGTTATTATATCAAGTAATATTAAAACAGTTACGAATTTTTCGGAAAAACTAAGTGAAAATGCCACTGAAACAGGCGATGCTATAAATAATATTGCAAGTATAGCACAAGAAACTGCAGCGAATACAGAACAAGTATCTGCTGCAACTGAAGAGCAAACAGCTAGCATACAGCAGATCGCAAGTTCAGCTGAAGAACTTGCAAAGCTTGCAGAAGAACTTCAAGTAATTGTTAAAGAGTTTAACCTATAA
- a CDS encoding QueT transporter family protein → MELRSGVSKTKKLAISGIVMALYVVIMIVTQGFAFGPIQVRIATTLYALAYIYPFLVLPLGLSNVLSNMLGGLGPFDIIGGGLVGIIASLLVYSIRRYRINTFAIILPIIFVPGLVVPIWLTGLTHVPYKALAISLCLGQVIPAVLGAALVKTLKGKIGE, encoded by the coding sequence ATGGAATTAAGAAGCGGTGTTTCAAAAACTAAAAAACTAGCTATTTCAGGTATTGTAATGGCTTTGTATGTTGTAATAATGATAGTAACTCAAGGTTTTGCTTTTGGACCTATACAGGTGCGAATTGCAACAACTTTATATGCGCTAGCTTATATATATCCATTCCTAGTTTTGCCCCTTGGTCTATCAAATGTCTTATCTAATATGTTAGGAGGACTTGGGCCCTTTGACATTATAGGTGGTGGCTTAGTAGGAATAATTGCTTCCTTATTAGTGTATAGTATCCGTAGGTATAGAATAAATACATTTGCTATAATACTTCCGATAATATTTGTACCGGGACTTGTAGTGCCTATTTGGTTAACTGGATTAACACATGTACCATATAAGGCTTTAGCAATTAGTCTTTGCTTAGGTCAAGTAATACCGGCAGTGTTAGGAGCTGCTTTAGTAAAAACATTAAAAGGTAAAATAGGAGAATAA
- the queF gene encoding preQ(1) synthase — MREDLDLNLLGNQNVNYSFSYDPEVLETFDNKHPENDYFVKFNCPEFTSLCPITSQPDFATIYISYVPNIKMVESKSLKLYLFSFRNHGDFHEDCMNIIMKDLIKLMDPKYIEVWGKFTPRGGISIDPYCNYGKPGTKWEEVAFNRLTNHDLYPEKVDNR, encoded by the coding sequence ATGAGAGAAGATTTAGATTTAAACTTATTAGGAAATCAAAATGTAAATTACAGTTTTTCTTATGATCCAGAAGTCCTAGAAACTTTTGATAATAAGCATCCTGAAAATGATTATTTTGTTAAATTCAACTGTCCGGAATTTACAAGCCTTTGTCCAATAACAAGTCAGCCGGACTTTGCAACAATTTATATATCTTACGTACCAAATATAAAAATGGTAGAAAGCAAATCCTTAAAGCTTTATTTATTCAGCTTTAGGAATCATGGGGATTTCCATGAAGATTGCATGAATATAATAATGAAGGATTTAATAAAGTTAATGGATCCTAAATACATAGAGGTATGGGGAAAGTTTACTCCAAGAGGTGGAATATCAATCGATCCATATTGTAACTATGGAAAGCCAGGTACAAAATGGGAAGAGGTAGCTTTTAATAGGCTAACAAACCATGATTTATATCCAGAAAAGGTGGATAACAGATAA
- the queC gene encoding 7-cyano-7-deazaguanine synthase QueC has product MSSSLKEQDILVVLSGGQDSTTCLFWAIKNFRNVKAIGFNYGQRHELELQCARKICEENNVSYEVLDMGLLNQLTTNSLTRKDIEVQAAKEGESTPNSLVEGRNMIFLTFAAVYAKTHNIKHIVTGVSQSDFSGYPDCRDTFIKSLNVTLNLSMDYEYVIHTPLMWLDKCDTWKLSDDLGVLDTIKDRTLTCYNGIIGAGCGICPSCLLRARGLEEFYKKYR; this is encoded by the coding sequence ATGAGTAGTAGTTTAAAAGAACAAGATATATTAGTTGTTTTAAGTGGGGGTCAAGATAGTACCACTTGCTTATTTTGGGCAATAAAGAATTTTAGAAATGTAAAAGCTATAGGCTTTAATTATGGTCAAAGACATGAGCTTGAGCTTCAATGTGCAAGAAAAATTTGTGAAGAAAACAATGTATCCTATGAAGTTTTAGATATGGGATTATTAAATCAGCTTACAACAAACTCTTTGACTAGAAAAGATATCGAAGTGCAGGCTGCTAAAGAGGGTGAATCTACTCCTAACAGTTTAGTTGAAGGAAGAAATATGATTTTCTTAACTTTCGCAGCAGTTTATGCTAAAACTCATAACATTAAGCATATAGTTACTGGAGTATCACAAAGTGATTTTAGTGGATATCCTGATTGCAGAGATACTTTTATAAAATCCCTAAATGTAACTTTAAATCTATCTATGGATTATGAGTATGTAATTCATACGCCATTAATGTGGTTAGATAAGTGTGATACTTGGAAGTTAAGTGATGATCTAGGCGTTTTAGATACAATTAAAGATAGAACCTTAACTTGTTATAATGGAATTATTGGTGCTGGTTGCGGAATTTGTCCTTCATGTCTTCTAAGAGCTAGAGGATTAGAGGAATTCTATAAAAAGTATAGATAA
- a CDS encoding two-CW domain-containing protein: MAKQNCWEFKKCGRHVGGEKVKELGVCPAANNKVTDEINNGSNGGRICWAIAGTLCGGKVQGSYADKQISCMSCDFFKKVKNEEAEEFESMPD, encoded by the coding sequence ATGGCAAAACAAAATTGTTGGGAATTCAAGAAATGTGGAAGACACGTTGGGGGAGAAAAAGTAAAAGAATTAGGAGTATGTCCAGCAGCAAATAATAAAGTCACAGATGAAATAAATAATGGAAGTAATGGGGGAAGAATTTGTTGGGCTATTGCAGGAACTTTGTGTGGAGGTAAAGTTCAAGGTTCATATGCAGATAAACAAATATCTTGTATGAGTTGTGATTTCTTTAAAAAAGTTAAAAATGAAGAAGCTGAAGAGTTTGAATCAATGCCAGATTAA